The following are encoded in a window of Pongo abelii isolate AG06213 chromosome 14, NHGRI_mPonAbe1-v2.0_pri, whole genome shotgun sequence genomic DNA:
- the LOC112128604 gene encoding DNA-directed RNA polymerases I, II, and III subunit RPABC4-like: MDTQKDIQTPKQQPMAYNCRECHTENDMKSRDPVKCGECGYRIIYKKRTER; the protein is encoded by the coding sequence ATGGACACCCAGAAGGACATTCAAACCCCAAAGCAGCAGCCAATGGCATATAACTGTAGAGAATGTCACACAGAAAATGACATGAAGTCCAGGGATCCAGTCAAATGTGGAGAATGTGGTTACAGAATAATATATAAGAAAAGGACTGAAAGATAG